The genome window TATTCCGGTGGCGGTGTACGTGTCGCCCTCTGGGGCAAAGGCTGGCTCCGCCGGAGTGTTCATCACAGTCGCAGCGCATATCGCCGCAATGGCGCCCGGCACCAGCATCGGCGCGGCGCATCCGGTTTCTTCCACTGGCGAAGACATCCCCGGCGCGATGGAGAAGAAAGTGGTGAACTATGCTGCCTCGTACATCCGCTCCCTGGCGGAGCAACGGGGACGTAACGCCGACTGGGCAGAGATGGCGGTTCGGGAAAGCGCTGCGATTGGCGAAAAACAGGCTCTGGAAAAGCGCGTGATCGACCTGGTAGCGCCCGATTTGAACACCCTGCTCCGGCAGATAGACGGACGTAGCGTGAAGCTGCCTCAGCGCACGGTAGTGCTGAGGACGCGCGAGGCACCTATCCAGCGTTCGGAAATGGTATTGAGGGAACGTCTGTTGCACGTTCTGGTCAATCCCAATGTGCTGGCTATCCTGGGCGTGCTGGCACTGTACGGGCTGATCGCGGAGATTCAAAACCCTGGAGCCATCTTCCCCGGCGTGATTGGAGCCATCTCCCTGCTGCTGATGCTCTATGGCTTCTCGGTGCTCCCCGTCTCCTGGGCAGGTATTGCCTTGCTGGTGCTGGCGATTATTCTGTTTATCGCCGACGCTTTCGCCCCTTCGCACGGCGTGCTGACGCTGGGTGGTGCTATCTCCATGCTGCTGGGACTGCTGATGCTCTTCGAGTCGCCCGACCCAGCCCTGCGAGTCTCGTGGGTGGTTGCACTCACGTTGACGGGGCTGACATCGCTCTTTTTCGTGTTTATTGTGGCGGCGGGCATCCGCGCGCAACAGGTACGGCGGGTCACCGGCATGGAAGCGATGAAGGGCGCGGTGGCTGTGGCGCGTACCGACATCGCTCCACGCGGAAAGATTTTCTATGACGGTGCGTACTGGAACGCCGTCGCCGAAGGAGAATCCATCAAGGCGGGCGAACGTGTGGTTATCGAAAGGATGGAAGGCTTGACTGCCGTCGTGCGTAAGGAGGAGGGAACGTCATGAACACCATCGAGCAGCTGCTGGCAAGCGAATCGGGCGCGTTTCTGATTGCACTGGTGATCTTCATCATTCTGGTCATTCGGGCGACGCTGCGCGTGCTGCCGGAATGGGAGCGTGCCGTTGTGCTGCGACTGGGGCGATTGCTGGGAGTGAAGGGACCCGGCATTATCTTCCTGTTACCATATATCGACCGCCCCATCCGTGTGGATACCCGACTGGTCACCATGGACGTGCCGCGCCAGGAGGTCATGACACGCGATAATGTGCCGGTGACCGTCGATGCCATTGTGCTCTTTCGTGTGATAGACCCCGCCGCGGCGGTTACCAAAATCGAGAACTTCATCCGCACCACCTCGCTCATCTCGCAGACCACTCTGCGAAGCACGCTGGGACAGGCGGAACTGGATGACCTGCTCTCGCACCGTGACAAGATTAATCAGCAGTTGCAGAGCATTATCGACGAGCAGACCGAACCGTACGGCGTGAAGGTCGTCGCGGTGGAAGTACGCGACGTGGTACTGCCCGATAGCATGAAGCGGGCAATGGCACGGCAGGCGGAGAGCGAACGCGAACGACGCGCCAAGGTCATCAACGCGGAAGGTGAGTACCAGGCAGCAGAGCGTCTCGTGCAGGCGGCGCAGATGATGGCCACCCAGCCCGCTGCGCTGCAACTGCGTTATCTGCAAACCATTGCCGAGATGAGCGCACAGAGCACCAGCACCACGATTATACCGGTGCCGGTAGACCTGTTGCTGCCGTTTATCCGACAGGCTGGTACACCATCTACACCTCCTGCATCCCAGCCAGCGGGAGGCGAATAGTCTGATGACGACCTCGTTGCCGCAGGGCGTCTATACCGCTTTGGTTACACCCTTAACCAAAGCAGGAGAGGTGGACTATCCCCTCTTTCGGACACTGGTAGACTGGCAACGGGAGCAAGGGGTAGTCGGAATGGTAGTGTGCGGCACGACAGGAGAGGGAACCTCGCTGAGCGTGGAAGAGCGAGAACGCGCCATTGCTACTGTCCGCGAATGCGCCACCGACCTGAAAGTGATTGCAGCAACCGGTTGTGCCAATCTGCCCGAAACGATTCGCCTTAGCCGCTTTGCCCAGCAGCAGGGATGCGATGCGATTCTGGTCATCCCACCCTTTTATTACAAGGGAGTGCCGGAGGATGGACTGGTTGCATATTACATGAGGCTGCTGGACGCTGTGGACATACCGGTTCTGCTCTATCACTATCCCGATCTGGCGGGGGTAGAAATCACTCCTGCTGTAGTGGAAGGACTGCTGGACTATCCCCACCTGATGGGTTTGAAGGATAGCTCCGGCAACTGGGAGACTCTTCTTTCCTTTCTGCTGCGGTTCCCCCGCCTGCAGATATTTGTGGGGACGGAAAACCTGCTGGCGGACGCGCTGGCTTCCGGGGCGGCAGGATGTATCTCCGGGTTGGCGAACGCTTTGCCCGAACTGATAGTAGACCTCGATACCGCTTCACGCCGAGGCGAGAACACTACCCTTCTCCACGAACGCCTGATGGCGGTGATAGAAGCCATAGACGCCGTACCGTTTGTTTCGGCTATCAAGCAGATATGTGCCTGGCGCGGCTTGCCCGAAATGGCGGTGCGCCCTCCCCTTCGGGAACTGAACACACAACAGGCAGACACACTGTATCGTGTCTTACGGTCACTGGAAGTGCTGTAAAGGAATGCGCATCGGCATCAACGTGCACCTGCTGTCCACCACACATACCGGTATCCAGCATTATATTCGTGCGCTGGTGCCGGAAATGATTGCGCAGGCGACCTCGCAGGAGATGGTGCTGTATGGCGAGCCCTCACAGTTGTCACTCCCCGCCAGCAGGCAGGTTCAATGGGTTTCTGCGTCGCGTCCGTTACGTTCGGGGATACAGCGGGTGCTGTGGGAGCAAACCGTCTTGCCTCGCTTGCTGAGGCGGGACAGGATCGACGTGTTCTTTTCGCCCGCTTTCGTTCTGCCAATACGCTGGGACGGCGCTGGCGTGGTCACCGTGCACGACCTCAATTTTGAGGTCTCTCCCCAAACCATCCACCCGATACGCCGGGCGTACCTGAGACGCATCACTCGCTGGAGCACCCATCGCGCCCGAAAGGTGATCGCTATTTCGCAGTCTACAGCATCCGACCTCGTGAGCCTGTATAGCGTACCCTCTGAGAAGGTGGCGGTTATTCCGTACGGTCTGGACTCTCTCTTCACTCCCGAGAACGCCCACACGCTGGAGCCGATGGTCAGACAGCGCTACTCTCTGCCGGAGCGATTTCTGTTGTTTGTGGGCACATTAGAACCGCGCAAGAATCTGCCTCGCCTGCTGGATGCGTATGCGCTGGCAAGGCAGCATGCAGACCTTCCGCCTCTGGTGCTGGTGGGCGCGCCCGGCTGGCAACACGAACGCATCCTGGTACAGGCAAACCGGCTGGGCATTGCTCAGCACCTCGTGTTCGCAGGCTACATCCCGCGCGAGCATCTGCCGGGTGTATACGCCGCCGCCTCGGCGCTGCTGTACCCGTCGCTGTATGAAGGGTTTGGACTGCCCCCGCTGGAGGCGATGGGCTGTGGCACGCCGGTACTGGCGTCAGAAGCCTCCGCGATGCCCGAAGTGGTGGGCGATGGCGGCATACTTGTAGACCCCCACGACGTGCAGGCGATGGCTAAAGGCATTCTGCGTATCACTCAGGAAGAACCGCTGCGCCAGCAGATAGTAGCACGCGGGCTGGAGCGTGCCCGGCAGTTTCGCTGGGAAGAGGCGGCGCGACGCACGCTGATGCTTATCCGTGAACAGGTTCCTTCTCGAAGCCCCCAGTAACCTCCTGCGCCTCGGCGTTGTCCAAAGAGAGGAAAAATACCCTCGGGAGGTCCGCCCGATGAGAGCGACTCTACTCGCTGTTTTATGCTGTATGCAGACGATATACTTGCAAGCGATAGCGCAGACCACCGGCATGCGTGATGCACTGGTACAGCTGCCGGTGAAGGAGCTGGTGGTGTTCAAAGACGGTCACGCCTACGTGATTCACGAGGGAGAGATGCCTACCGATGAACGGGGCAATGTGGTGATGGACTACCTGCCCGCGCCTGTGCTGGGAACGTTCTGGGCATATTCCGCCACTCCACAGGTGAAATTGCAGGCGGTCGTTGCCGGACAACGCAGAGTTAGTCTGAAGCGTACGGTGATGAGCTTGCGCGAACTGCTGGAAGCGAATGTGGGCGCCAGGGTGCTGCTCACTGAGGTTTCGGGCACAAAGCATACAGGAGTGATCGTGGGGGTGCCCTTTTGCTCTGCGGAGGAACTGGAAGCCATCAGCCCGCCGAACACTGGCGATAAGCTGCCCTTGAAGAGCAACATTCTCTTGCTCCGAACAGAGGAAG of Armatimonadota bacterium contains these proteins:
- a CDS encoding glycosyl transferase family 1, with protein sequence MRIGINVHLLSTTHTGIQHYIRALVPEMIAQATSQEMVLYGEPSQLSLPASRQVQWVSASRPLRSGIQRVLWEQTVLPRLLRRDRIDVFFSPAFVLPIRWDGAGVVTVHDLNFEVSPQTIHPIRRAYLRRITRWSTHRARKVIAISQSTASDLVSLYSVPSEKVAVIPYGLDSLFTPENAHTLEPMVRQRYSLPERFLLFVGTLEPRKNLPRLLDAYALARQHADLPPLVLVGAPGWQHERILVQANRLGIAQHLVFAGYIPREHLPGVYAAASALLYPSLYEGFGLPPLEAMGCGTPVLASEASAMPEVVGDGGILVDPHDVQAMAKGILRITQEEPLRQQIVARGLERARQFRWEEAARRTLMLIREQVPSRSPQ
- a CDS encoding serine protease, which produces MRSSFRWFRRLLLLTLLVWVGFALAQKPTDVPPVIVMRMEGVIAPPNAEYFSRTLRIARERGAQLLVVEMDTPGGLMSSMEDIVKGILASDIPVAVYVSPSGAKAGSAGVFITVAAHIAAMAPGTSIGAAHPVSSTGEDIPGAMEKKVVNYAASYIRSLAEQRGRNADWAEMAVRESAAIGEKQALEKRVIDLVAPDLNTLLRQIDGRSVKLPQRTVVLRTREAPIQRSEMVLRERLLHVLVNPNVLAILGVLALYGLIAEIQNPGAIFPGVIGAISLLLMLYGFSVLPVSWAGIALLVLAIILFIADAFAPSHGVLTLGGAISMLLGLLMLFESPDPALRVSWVVALTLTGLTSLFFVFIVAAGIRAQQVRRVTGMEAMKGAVAVARTDIAPRGKIFYDGAYWNAVAEGESIKAGERVVIERMEGLTAVVRKEEGTS
- a CDS encoding membrane protein, whose protein sequence is MNTIEQLLASESGAFLIALVIFIILVIRATLRVLPEWERAVVLRLGRLLGVKGPGIIFLLPYIDRPIRVDTRLVTMDVPRQEVMTRDNVPVTVDAIVLFRVIDPAAAVTKIENFIRTTSLISQTTLRSTLGQAELDDLLSHRDKINQQLQSIIDEQTEPYGVKVVAVEVRDVVLPDSMKRAMARQAESERERRAKVINAEGEYQAAERLVQAAQMMATQPAALQLRYLQTIAEMSAQSTSTTIIPVPVDLLLPFIRQAGTPSTPPASQPAGGE
- a CDS encoding putative DapA-like lyase, producing MTTSLPQGVYTALVTPLTKAGEVDYPLFRTLVDWQREQGVVGMVVCGTTGEGTSLSVEERERAIATVRECATDLKVIAATGCANLPETIRLSRFAQQQGCDAILVIPPFYYKGVPEDGLVAYYMRLLDAVDIPVLLYHYPDLAGVEITPAVVEGLLDYPHLMGLKDSSGNWETLLSFLLRFPRLQIFVGTENLLADALASGAAGCISGLANALPELIVDLDTASRRGENTTLLHERLMAVIEAIDAVPFVSAIKQICAWRGLPEMAVRPPLRELNTQQADTLYRVLRSLEVL